Proteins encoded within one genomic window of Sphingomonas sp. KRR8:
- a CDS encoding hotdog domain-containing protein, which produces MPEGRTPLIRTTAMPTDTNPYGGVFGGWLMGQMGLACGSFASRHSAGKAILVAADGLRFPGAMAVGDELSVYVELLKQGRTSLRLKAEAVGRARDGDAETLVAEGEFTFVALDEHNRPRPIAAEEVTNG; this is translated from the coding sequence ATGCCCGAGGGGCGCACCCCCCTCATCCGCACCACGGCGATGCCGACCGACACCAACCCCTATGGCGGTGTCTTCGGCGGCTGGCTGATGGGCCAGATGGGGCTGGCCTGCGGGTCCTTCGCCTCGCGGCACAGCGCGGGCAAGGCGATCCTGGTCGCGGCGGATGGACTCAGGTTCCCCGGCGCGATGGCGGTGGGGGATGAGCTCAGCGTCTATGTCGAGCTGCTGAAGCAGGGCCGAACCTCGCTGCGGCTCAAGGCCGAGGCGGTCGGGCGGGCGCGGGACGGGGACGCGGAGACCTTGGTGGCGGAGGGGGAGTTCACCTTTGTCGCCCTTGATGAACACAACAGGCCGCGACCGATCGCGGCAGAGGAAGTGACCAATGGCTGA
- a CDS encoding pyruvate dehydrogenase complex dihydrolipoamide acetyltransferase, whose amino-acid sequence MATELKMPALSPTMEEGTLAKWLVKEGDSVKSGDILAEIETDKATMEFEAVDEGTVAKILVPEGTDGVKVGTAIALIAGEGEDVSASAPAPAAPAPAPAPKAEAPAPAPQPTPAPAATAPAPVETPAAPARPAEGHDGGDRIKASPLARRLAQAQGIDLSTLSGSGPGGRIVRADLGKAAGGAMAQPQPAAQPSAAPATEAAVPAQLFTTDIPHEVAKLSNMRKTIARRLTEAKREIPHIYLTVDVRLDALLKLRGELNASLAGRGVKLSVNDMLIKALALALEAVPECNVSFTPGELIKYSRADIAVAVSIPGGLITPIIKDAASKSMSKISTEMHELAGRAKEGKLAPEEYQGGTASISNMGMYGIKQFDAVINPPQAMILAVGAGEKQPYVVGDELTVATVMSVTGSFDHRAIDGADGARLMKTLKELVENPLGLVA is encoded by the coding sequence ATGGCGACCGAACTCAAGATGCCCGCCCTGTCTCCCACCATGGAAGAGGGCACGCTGGCCAAGTGGCTGGTGAAGGAAGGCGACTCGGTGAAGAGTGGCGACATCCTGGCCGAGATCGAGACCGACAAGGCGACCATGGAGTTCGAGGCGGTCGACGAGGGCACGGTCGCCAAGATCCTCGTGCCCGAGGGTACGGACGGCGTGAAGGTCGGCACGGCCATCGCGCTGATCGCCGGTGAAGGCGAGGACGTGAGCGCCTCGGCGCCCGCGCCAGCTGCACCCGCACCCGCTCCCGCACCCAAGGCGGAGGCGCCGGCCCCCGCGCCGCAGCCAACGCCAGCGCCCGCCGCAACCGCTCCCGCCCCAGTCGAAACTCCCGCCGCGCCGGCACGGCCAGCGGAAGGCCACGACGGCGGTGACCGGATCAAGGCCAGCCCGCTCGCCCGGCGCCTTGCGCAGGCGCAGGGCATCGACCTTTCCACCCTGAGCGGAAGCGGCCCGGGCGGCCGGATCGTCCGCGCCGACCTCGGCAAGGCTGCCGGCGGCGCCATGGCTCAGCCGCAGCCGGCCGCTCAGCCCAGCGCTGCTCCCGCGACCGAAGCGGCCGTGCCCGCGCAGCTCTTTACGACCGACATCCCGCACGAGGTCGCCAAGCTCTCCAACATGCGCAAGACGATCGCGCGCCGCCTGACCGAGGCCAAGCGCGAGATCCCGCACATCTACCTGACGGTGGACGTGCGCCTGGACGCCCTGCTCAAGCTGCGCGGCGAACTCAACGCCAGCCTGGCGGGACGCGGCGTCAAGCTCAGCGTTAACGACATGCTGATCAAGGCCTTGGCCCTCGCGCTTGAGGCCGTGCCTGAGTGCAACGTCAGCTTCACGCCGGGTGAGCTGATCAAGTACAGCCGGGCCGACATCGCGGTGGCGGTGAGCATCCCGGGCGGCCTGATCACCCCGATCATCAAGGACGCCGCGTCCAAGTCGATGAGCAAGATCAGCACCGAGATGCACGAGCTCGCCGGCCGCGCCAAGGAAGGCAAGCTGGCACCTGAAGAGTATCAGGGCGGCACCGCGTCCATCAGCAACATGGGCATGTACGGCATCAAGCAGTTCGACGCCGTCATCAACCCGCCCCAGGCGATGATCCTCGCGGTCGGCGCAGGCGAGAAGCAGCCCTATGTCGTCGGTGACGAGCTCACCGTCGCCACCGTGATGAGCGTCACCGGCAGCTTCGACCACCGCGCGATCGACGGCGCCGACGGCGCGCGCCTGATGAAGACGCTCAAGGAACTGGTGGAGAACCCGCTGGGGCTGGTGGCGTAA
- a CDS encoding cupin domain-containing protein, with amino-acid sequence MKRGFCDDLEELTIANNDFRRVLYTGEHLQLVLMSLAVGEEIGEEVHEDRDQFFRFEEGEGVVVIDGKENAVKEDMAVIVPAGARHNVKNTTDEPLQFYTLYGPPDHKDKTVHKDKAQAQRDHDNDEWDGKTTE; translated from the coding sequence ATGAAGCGCGGCTTTTGCGACGACCTCGAAGAACTGACCATCGCCAACAACGACTTCCGCCGCGTGCTCTACACGGGCGAGCACCTGCAGCTCGTGCTCATGAGCCTCGCGGTCGGTGAGGAGATCGGCGAGGAAGTGCACGAGGACCGCGACCAGTTCTTCCGCTTCGAGGAAGGCGAGGGCGTGGTCGTCATCGACGGCAAGGAAAATGCCGTTAAGGAGGACATGGCTGTCATCGTCCCCGCCGGCGCCCGCCACAATGTGAAGAACACCACCGACGAGCCGCTGCAATTCTACACGCTCTACGGTCCGCCCGATCACAAGGACAAGACCGTCCACAAAGACAAGGCGCAAGCGCAGCGTGACCACGACAATGACGAGTGGGACGGCAAGACCACCGAATAA
- the lpdA gene encoding dihydrolipoyl dehydrogenase: protein MAEQYDLIVLGSGPGGYVAAIRAAQLGLKTAIVERENLGGICLNWGCIPTKALLRSGEVYHHMKHAESFGLSAGQVGFDLAKVVARSRAVAKQLNQGVGHLMKKNKIAVHMGTGKLTGKGKLQVTLNAGGTADLEAKHIIVATGARARELPFAQSDGKRLWTYRHAMVPDSMPTELLVIGSGAIGIEFACFYNDLGAKVTVVEMVDRIVPAEDADVSAALQKSLEKQGMTFVLGAGVQSLKADDTGVAAEIKTKDGKVAAQRFSHCIVAVGIVHNIEGIGLEQLGVATERGRITIDPYGRTSVPGVWAIGDVTGAPWLAHKASHEGITAAESIAKELGNKDVHPHVMDPTNIPGCTYCHPQVASVGLSEAKAKEAGYEVRVGKFPAIGNGKAIALGETEGFIKTVFDAKTGELLGAHMIGAEVTELIQGYTVGKTAELVEEDFINTIYPHPTLSEMMHESVLAAYHRVLHI from the coding sequence ATGGCTGAGCAATATGACCTGATCGTCCTCGGCTCCGGGCCGGGCGGCTATGTCGCGGCGATCCGCGCGGCGCAGCTCGGGCTCAAGACCGCCATCGTCGAGCGCGAGAACCTTGGCGGCATCTGCCTCAACTGGGGCTGCATTCCGACCAAGGCGCTGCTCCGCTCGGGCGAGGTCTATCACCACATGAAGCATGCCGAGAGCTTCGGGCTGTCGGCGGGGCAGGTCGGCTTCGACCTCGCCAAGGTGGTGGCGCGCAGCCGGGCGGTGGCCAAGCAGCTCAACCAAGGCGTCGGCCACCTGATGAAGAAGAACAAGATTGCCGTGCACATGGGCACCGGCAAGCTGACGGGCAAAGGCAAACTGCAGGTGACGCTGAACGCCGGCGGCACGGCGGATCTGGAGGCGAAGCACATCATCGTCGCCACCGGCGCCCGGGCGCGCGAACTGCCCTTTGCCCAGTCCGACGGCAAGCGCCTCTGGACCTACCGCCATGCCATGGTCCCGGACTCCATGCCGACGGAGCTGCTGGTGATCGGCTCGGGCGCGATCGGGATCGAGTTCGCCTGCTTCTACAACGACCTCGGCGCCAAGGTGACCGTGGTCGAGATGGTCGACCGGATCGTTCCCGCCGAGGACGCGGACGTCTCCGCCGCGCTGCAGAAGAGCCTCGAGAAGCAGGGAATGACGTTCGTGCTCGGCGCCGGCGTGCAGAGCCTCAAGGCCGATGACACCGGCGTTGCGGCCGAGATCAAGACCAAGGATGGGAAGGTCGCCGCCCAGCGCTTCAGCCACTGCATCGTCGCGGTCGGGATCGTCCACAACATCGAAGGCATCGGTCTCGAACAGCTCGGCGTCGCGACCGAGCGCGGGCGGATCACCATCGACCCTTATGGCCGCACCTCCGTGCCCGGCGTGTGGGCGATCGGCGACGTCACCGGCGCGCCCTGGCTCGCGCACAAGGCCAGCCACGAGGGTATCACCGCCGCCGAAAGCATTGCCAAGGAACTCGGCAACAAGGACGTGCACCCGCACGTGATGGACCCGACGAACATCCCGGGTTGCACCTACTGCCACCCGCAGGTCGCCTCCGTCGGCCTCAGCGAAGCCAAGGCCAAGGAGGCCGGCTATGAGGTCCGCGTCGGCAAGTTCCCGGCGATCGGCAACGGCAAGGCCATCGCGCTCGGAGAAACCGAGGGGTTCATCAAGACCGTGTTCGACGCCAAGACGGGCGAGCTGCTCGGCGCGCACATGATCGGCGCCGAAGTGACCGAGCTCATCCAGGGCTATACGGTCGGCAAGACGGCGGAACTGGTGGAGGAGGATTTCATCAATACCATCTACCCGCACCCGACCCTGTCCGAGATGATGCACGAGAGCGTCCTCGCCGCCTATCACCGGGTGCTGCACATCTAG
- the rpsG gene encoding 30S ribosomal protein S7, translating into MSRRRRPEKREILPDPKFGDITLSKFMNSVMLDGKKSVAESIVYGALDNVEARLKRQPLDVFHEALNNVRPGIEVRSRRVGGATYQVPVEVRDVRAQALAIRWLITAARSRSEKTMAGRLSGELMDAAQNRGNAVKKREDTHRMAEANRAFSHYRW; encoded by the coding sequence ATGTCCCGTCGTCGTCGCCCAGAGAAGCGCGAGATCCTCCCCGATCCGAAGTTCGGGGACATCACGCTGTCCAAGTTCATGAATTCCGTCATGCTCGACGGCAAGAAGTCGGTCGCCGAGAGCATCGTTTATGGCGCGCTCGACAATGTCGAAGCTCGCTTGAAGCGTCAGCCGCTGGACGTGTTCCACGAGGCGCTCAACAATGTCCGTCCGGGCATCGAGGTCCGCAGCCGCCGTGTCGGCGGTGCGACCTACCAGGTGCCGGTCGAGGTCCGTGACGTCCGCGCGCAGGCGCTGGCGATCCGCTGGCTGATCACCGCCGCGCGCTCGCGCTCGGAAAAGACCATGGCCGGCCGCCTCTCGGGTGAGTTGATGGACGCCGCGCAGAACCGCGGCAACGCCGTCAAGAAGCGCGAAGACACGCACCGCATGGCCGAAGCGAACCGCGCCTTCAGCCACTACCGCTGGTAA
- a CDS encoding RNA pseudouridine synthase → MSLSDRIIFIDAEAMVIDKPAGLPVDRPRNGAPSVESRIDELKAGFKRPPVAMHRLDQDTSGCLLLARNPKAVKRIQASFEAGEVRKSYLAVVAGELAEAEGLIDLPLAKVSSARDGWRMAVDEGGKPSRTRWRRIAVAEGQSLVEMRPETGRTHQLRIHAARGLMAPIVGDPVYGGASAGGGAMVEPGAGMLLHAWRLAVPREPREEIDVTASVPERFGRWRDFL, encoded by the coding sequence ATGTCCCTGTCCGACCGGATCATCTTCATCGACGCCGAGGCCATGGTGATCGACAAGCCGGCGGGTCTTCCCGTGGACCGGCCGCGCAACGGCGCGCCGAGTGTCGAAAGCCGAATCGATGAGCTGAAGGCCGGCTTCAAGCGCCCGCCTGTCGCCATGCACCGGCTGGACCAGGACACCAGCGGCTGCCTGCTCCTGGCGCGCAATCCCAAGGCCGTGAAGCGCATCCAGGCGAGTTTCGAGGCCGGCGAGGTCCGCAAGTCCTATCTGGCGGTGGTCGCCGGTGAACTGGCGGAGGCGGAAGGGCTGATCGATCTGCCGCTGGCAAAGGTCTCAAGCGCCCGGGACGGCTGGCGAATGGCGGTCGACGAAGGCGGCAAGCCCTCGCGCACCCGCTGGCGTCGCATCGCTGTGGCCGAGGGGCAGTCTCTGGTGGAAATGCGGCCCGAGACCGGCCGGACCCACCAGTTACGGATCCACGCCGCCCGTGGGCTGATGGCGCCGATCGTGGGCGATCCGGTCTATGGCGGGGCGAGCGCGGGCGGCGGGGCGATGGTCGAACCCGGCGCCGGGATGCTGCTCCACGCATGGCGGCTGGCCGTCCCGCGCGAACCGCGCGAGGAGATCGACGTCACCGCATCGGTTCCCGAGCGCTTCGGCCGCTGGCGCGACTTTCTCTGA
- a CDS encoding MerR family transcriptional regulator: MTAPLDIRDVARRTGLTSRALRFYESRGLVTPLRTHSGRRLYGTAELEQLNRVLALKRAGLTLAQIEKLTRGKSLPLAALIEAQLAVIAERTVELARARALLLSIKSRIDRGEPVDAETFCSLIRHEELTMSKEQWDQLSDRYLTDEQKADFAASQQQVPADFDQAAYSAKWAALGQRAKAAIPFGADSPEAQAIYDEWQELLAPFKAVATPGMMAGVTTMYEKMDEWQSEPNAPFPGFDADTFRFIQEVGRSRRG; the protein is encoded by the coding sequence ATGACCGCACCGCTCGACATCCGCGACGTTGCCCGCCGCACCGGGCTCACCAGCCGTGCGCTCCGCTTCTATGAGTCGCGCGGTCTGGTGACGCCCTTGCGCACCCACAGCGGCCGCCGGCTCTACGGAACCGCCGAGCTCGAGCAGCTCAACCGGGTGCTGGCGCTCAAGCGCGCCGGCCTCACCCTGGCCCAGATCGAGAAGCTGACCAGGGGCAAGAGCCTTCCGCTTGCCGCGCTCATCGAGGCGCAACTGGCGGTCATCGCCGAGCGCACAGTGGAGCTCGCCAGGGCGCGGGCGCTACTGCTCTCCATCAAGTCACGCATCGACCGCGGCGAGCCCGTCGACGCCGAGACCTTCTGCTCGCTCATCCGACATGAGGAACTGACCATGAGCAAGGAACAATGGGATCAGCTGTCCGACCGCTACCTCACCGACGAGCAGAAGGCGGACTTCGCGGCCAGTCAGCAACAGGTCCCGGCCGACTTCGACCAAGCCGCGTACAGCGCCAAGTGGGCCGCCCTCGGCCAGCGTGCCAAGGCCGCCATTCCGTTCGGCGCCGACAGCCCGGAGGCGCAGGCAATCTATGACGAGTGGCAGGAGCTGCTGGCACCCTTCAAGGCCGTGGCAACGCCCGGAATGATGGCGGGCGTCACCACCATGTACGAGAAGATGGACGAGTGGCAATCCGAGCCGAACGCGCCTTTTCCCGGCTTCGACGCCGACACCTTCCGCTTCATCCAGGAAGTGGGACGCAGTCGGCGCGGCTGA
- a CDS encoding universal stress protein, producing the protein MDIPKRTYLVVIDDSAEARQALRFAARRAAKTEGAIEVLAITEPQDFVQWGGVQAAIEEEQRLRIEGSVSSAVGEIVDAAGITPRIMVQAGDPVMVVRGLIGTRDDIAALVLGAAPSGSPGVMVAAFTGPDAGKLPCPVMIIPGGLSDERLEQLS; encoded by the coding sequence ATGGACATCCCGAAGCGCACCTACCTGGTCGTGATCGACGACAGTGCCGAGGCCCGCCAGGCGTTGCGCTTCGCGGCGCGCCGCGCGGCGAAGACGGAGGGCGCGATCGAGGTGCTGGCGATCACCGAACCGCAGGACTTCGTCCAGTGGGGCGGTGTCCAGGCGGCGATCGAGGAAGAGCAGCGACTCCGGATCGAGGGCAGCGTGTCGAGCGCCGTCGGCGAGATCGTCGACGCTGCCGGGATCACGCCGCGGATCATGGTCCAGGCCGGCGATCCCGTGATGGTGGTGCGCGGCCTGATCGGCACCCGCGACGACATTGCCGCATTGGTGCTCGGCGCGGCTCCGAGCGGCTCGCCCGGTGTGATGGTCGCCGCCTTCACCGGCCCCGACGCCGGCAAGCTCCCCTGCCCCGTGATGATCATCCCCGGCGGCCTCAGCGATGAGCGGCTGGAGCAGCTCAGCTGA
- the rpsL gene encoding 30S ribosomal protein S12, with protein MPTINQLIRKGREPQKAKSKVPAMEQNPQKRGVCTRVYTTTPKKPNSALRKVAKVRLTNSREVISYIPGEGHNLQEHSVVLIRGGRVRDLPGVRYHVLRGVLDTQGVKDRKQSRSKYGAKRPK; from the coding sequence ATGCCAACGATCAACCAGCTGATCCGCAAGGGTCGCGAGCCGCAGAAGGCCAAGTCCAAGGTCCCTGCGATGGAGCAGAACCCGCAAAAGCGCGGCGTCTGCACCCGTGTCTACACCACGACCCCGAAGAAGCCGAACTCGGCGCTGCGCAAGGTGGCCAAGGTCCGCCTGACCAACAGCCGCGAAGTCATCAGCTACATTCCGGGTGAGGGCCACAACCTGCAGGAGCACAGCGTCGTGCTGATCCGCGGCGGCCGTGTGCGCGACCTTCCGGGTGTGCGCTATCACGTGCTTCGCGGCGTGCTCGACACGCAGGGCGTGAAGGACCGCAAGCAGAGCCGTTCCAAGTACGGCGCCAAGCGGCCCAAGTAA
- a CDS encoding GAF domain-containing protein, which translates to MYDFKIAAADKATLYRDLLLALEGLTTGEPDPIANMANAAAVIWESVPDLNWAGFYRNVGGELVLGPFQGRAACIRIPFGKGVCGTAAAEQTVQRVDDVNAFPGHIACDSASQSELVVPIVRDGHLIAVLDLDSPQKARFDAEDEAGFKQLCELLARVL; encoded by the coding sequence ATGTACGACTTCAAGATCGCCGCCGCCGACAAGGCCACGCTCTACCGCGACCTGCTGCTCGCGCTCGAAGGGCTGACGACAGGCGAGCCGGACCCGATCGCCAACATGGCAAACGCCGCCGCGGTAATCTGGGAGAGCGTGCCGGACCTCAATTGGGCCGGTTTCTACCGCAACGTGGGCGGCGAGCTCGTGCTCGGGCCATTCCAGGGCCGTGCCGCCTGCATCCGTATCCCGTTCGGCAAGGGCGTCTGTGGCACCGCCGCCGCCGAGCAGACGGTGCAGCGGGTCGATGACGTGAACGCGTTCCCTGGCCACATCGCCTGCGACAGCGCCAGCCAAAGCGAACTGGTGGTGCCCATTGTTCGCGACGGCCACCTCATCGCCGTGCTCGACCTCGACAGTCCGCAAAAAGCCCGCTTCGACGCCGAGGACGAAGCGGGCTTCAAGCAGCTGTGCGAGCTTCTGGCCCGCGTGCTTTGA
- the fusA gene encoding elongation factor G, which translates to MARSHPLDRYRNIGIMAHIDAGKTTTTERILYYTGKSYKIGEVHEGTATMDWMEQEQERGITITSAATTCVWRAEEGKGEEHRINIIDTPGHVDFTIEVERSLRVLDGAVACFDGVAGVEPQSETVWRQADKYGVPRMCFVNKLDRTGANFEFCVQSIIDRLGARPAVLYLPIGIEGGFKGLVDLVENRAIIWLEESLGAKFEYQEIPEDLADKAAEARMNLIELAVEQDDAAMEAYLEGTEPDTATLKALIRKGTLNMSFVPVVCGSAFKNKGVQPLLDAVVDYLPSPLDVPAIKGILPNGSEDTRPSDDKAPFAALAFKIMNDPFVGTLTFARIYSGTLETASQVTNSVKDKKEKVGRMLLMHANEREDIQIAYAGDIVALAGLKDTTTGDTLCAINAPIILERMEFPEPVIELSVEPKTKADQEKMGVALNRLAREDPSFRVSSDHESGQTIIKGMGELHLEILVDRMKREFKVEANVGAPQVAYREYLGKPVELTYTHKKQSGGSGQFGEVKVKVVPGERGSGFQFFDEVKGGNIPKEYIPSVEKGMRETAETGSLIGFPIIDFAVHLIDGKYHDVDSSALAFEICARGAMREAAQKAGIKLLEPIMKVEVVTPEDYLGDVIGDLNSRRGQIQGTDTRGNAQAVEAQVPLANMFGYVNQLRSFTQGRAQYTMQFSHYDEVPQNVADEVKAKLA; encoded by the coding sequence ATGGCCCGCAGCCATCCGCTCGACCGTTACCGCAATATCGGCATCATGGCGCACATCGACGCCGGCAAGACGACGACGACCGAGCGCATCCTTTATTACACCGGCAAGTCCTACAAGATCGGCGAAGTCCATGAGGGCACCGCCACCATGGACTGGATGGAGCAGGAGCAGGAGCGCGGGATCACGATCACGTCCGCGGCGACCACTTGTGTGTGGCGCGCCGAAGAGGGCAAGGGCGAAGAGCACCGCATCAACATCATCGACACGCCGGGCCACGTCGACTTCACCATCGAGGTCGAGCGGTCGCTGCGCGTGCTCGACGGCGCGGTAGCCTGTTTCGACGGCGTAGCCGGCGTCGAGCCGCAGTCGGAAACCGTGTGGCGCCAGGCTGACAAGTACGGCGTGCCGCGGATGTGCTTCGTCAACAAGCTCGACCGCACCGGCGCGAACTTCGAGTTCTGCGTCCAGTCGATCATCGATCGCCTGGGTGCGCGTCCGGCCGTTCTGTATCTCCCGATCGGCATCGAGGGCGGGTTCAAGGGCCTGGTCGACCTGGTCGAGAACCGCGCGATCATCTGGCTCGAGGAGAGCCTCGGCGCGAAGTTCGAATATCAGGAGATCCCCGAGGACCTCGCCGACAAGGCCGCCGAAGCGCGCATGAACCTCATCGAGCTTGCCGTGGAGCAGGACGATGCGGCCATGGAAGCGTATCTTGAGGGCACCGAGCCGGATACGGCAACGCTGAAGGCGCTGATCCGCAAGGGCACGCTCAACATGTCGTTCGTGCCCGTGGTCTGCGGTTCGGCGTTCAAGAACAAGGGCGTTCAGCCCCTGCTCGACGCGGTGGTCGACTATCTGCCGAGCCCGCTCGACGTCCCGGCCATCAAGGGTATCCTGCCCAACGGCAGCGAGGACACGCGTCCGTCGGACGACAAGGCGCCGTTCGCCGCGCTGGCGTTCAAGATCATGAACGATCCGTTCGTCGGTACGCTGACCTTCGCTCGCATCTACTCGGGCACGCTCGAGACCGCGAGCCAGGTGACCAACAGCGTCAAGGACAAGAAGGAAAAGGTCGGCCGCATGCTGCTGATGCATGCGAACGAGCGTGAGGACATCCAGATTGCCTACGCCGGCGATATCGTCGCTCTGGCGGGCCTGAAGGACACCACCACTGGTGACACGCTGTGCGCCATCAATGCTCCGATCATCCTCGAGCGGATGGAGTTCCCCGAGCCGGTGATCGAGCTGTCGGTGGAACCGAAGACCAAGGCCGACCAGGAGAAGATGGGCGTGGCGCTCAATCGCCTGGCGCGCGAGGACCCGTCCTTCCGCGTGTCGTCGGACCATGAGTCGGGCCAGACCATCATCAAGGGGATGGGCGAGCTTCACCTCGAGATCCTGGTCGACCGCATGAAGCGTGAGTTCAAGGTCGAGGCCAACGTCGGCGCGCCGCAGGTCGCTTATCGCGAATATCTCGGCAAGCCGGTTGAGCTCACCTACACCCACAAGAAGCAGTCGGGTGGTTCGGGTCAGTTCGGCGAAGTGAAGGTCAAGGTCGTTCCCGGCGAGCGTGGTTCGGGCTTCCAGTTCTTCGACGAGGTCAAGGGCGGCAATATTCCCAAGGAATATATCCCCTCGGTCGAGAAGGGCATGCGCGAGACCGCGGAGACCGGTTCGCTGATCGGCTTCCCGATCATCGACTTCGCGGTGCACCTGATCGACGGCAAGTACCACGACGTGGACTCCTCGGCGCTTGCGTTCGAGATCTGCGCCCGCGGTGCGATGCGCGAAGCCGCGCAGAAGGCCGGGATCAAGCTGCTCGAGCCGATCATGAAGGTCGAGGTCGTCACTCCCGAGGATTATCTCGGCGACGTCATCGGCGATCTGAACTCGCGGCGTGGGCAGATCCAGGGCACCGACACGCGGGGCAATGCCCAGGCGGTCGAGGCTCAGGTTCCGCTGGCGAACATGTTCGGATACGTGAACCAGCTGCGCTCGTTCACGCAGGGCCGGGCGCAGTACACCATGCAGTTCTCGCATTATGACGAGGTTCCGCAGAACGTGGCGGACGAGGTCAAGGCGAAGCTGGCGTAA
- the ctrA gene encoding response regulator transcription factor CtrA, translated as MRVLLIEDEPTTAKSIELMLGTEGFNVYTTDLGEEGLDLGKLYDYDIILLDLNLPDMHGYDVLKKLRTAKVSTPVLILSGIGEMDSKVRALGFGADDYVTKPFHRDELVARIHAIVRRSKGHSQSVIRTGKLAVNLDAKTVEVDSNRVHLTGKEYAMLELLSLRKGTTLTKEMFLNHLYGGMDEPELKIIDVFICKLRKKLSLACGGDNYIETVWGRGYVLRDPNEAELPEAAVA; from the coding sequence ATGCGTGTGCTGTTGATCGAGGACGAGCCGACCACTGCCAAGAGCATCGAGCTGATGCTCGGCACCGAAGGGTTCAACGTCTACACCACCGATCTCGGGGAAGAGGGCCTCGATCTCGGCAAACTGTACGATTACGACATCATCCTCCTCGACCTGAACCTGCCCGACATGCACGGCTATGACGTGCTGAAGAAGCTGCGGACGGCCAAGGTCTCCACTCCGGTCCTGATCCTGTCGGGCATCGGCGAGATGGACTCCAAGGTCCGCGCGCTGGGCTTTGGCGCCGACGATTATGTCACCAAGCCATTCCACCGGGATGAGCTGGTCGCCCGCATCCACGCGATCGTCCGCCGCTCCAAGGGGCACAGCCAATCGGTCATCCGTACCGGCAAGCTTGCCGTCAACCTGGACGCCAAGACGGTCGAAGTGGATTCCAACCGCGTCCACCTGACCGGCAAGGAATATGCGATGCTGGAGCTGCTCTCGCTCCGCAAGGGCACGACGCTCACCAAGGAAATGTTCCTCAACCACCTGTATGGCGGAATGGACGAGCCTGAACTGAAGATCATCGACGTCTTCATCTGCAAGCTGCGCAAGAAGTTGAGCCTGGCCTGCGGCGGTGACAATTACATTGAGACCGTATGGGGCCGTGGCTATGTGCTGCGTGATCCCAACGAGGCGGAGCTGCCGGAAGCGGCAGTTGCCTGA
- the arfB gene encoding alternative ribosome rescue aminoacyl-tRNA hydrolase ArfB: protein MRPEDVVIPEEALSERFLAATGPGGQNVNKVATACQLRCDVYRLQLPLHAYEKLKSLAGSKLTTGGELIITARNYRTQEANREDARRRLAELIAAAHVRQAKRRPTRPSRAARAKRVDAKKGRGEVKAGRGKVRLD, encoded by the coding sequence ATGCGGCCGGAGGACGTCGTCATTCCGGAGGAGGCGCTGTCCGAACGCTTCCTCGCGGCGACCGGGCCGGGCGGTCAGAACGTCAACAAGGTCGCGACCGCCTGCCAGCTGCGCTGTGACGTGTATCGCCTGCAGCTGCCGCTCCACGCCTATGAGAAGCTGAAGTCGCTGGCCGGGAGCAAGCTAACCACCGGCGGCGAACTGATCATCACCGCGCGCAACTATCGCACGCAGGAGGCCAATCGCGAGGACGCCCGCCGGCGTCTTGCCGAGCTTATCGCCGCTGCCCATGTGCGGCAGGCCAAGCGCCGGCCGACCAGGCCGAGCCGCGCCGCCAGGGCGAAGCGGGTCGACGCCAAGAAAGGCCGGGGCGAGGTAAAGGCCGGACGTGGGAAGGTGAGACTGGACTGA